A single region of the Oxyura jamaicensis isolate SHBP4307 breed ruddy duck chromosome 6, BPBGC_Ojam_1.0, whole genome shotgun sequence genome encodes:
- the BBIP1 gene encoding BBSome-interacting protein 1: MPEGKAAFREVLPKQGQLSAEDVPAMVLCKPKVLPLKSVALEKLEELQRAAAEAAGRASGGAPGTQR; the protein is encoded by the exons ATGCCGGAGGGGAAGGCCGCGTTCCGCGAGGTGCTGCCTAAGCAAG GGCAGCTCTCGGCGGAGGACGTCCCCGCCATGGTGCTGTGCAAGCCCAAGGTGCTGCCCCTCAAGTCGGTGGCGCTGGAGAaactggaggagctgcagcgggcggcggcggaggcggccGGGAGGGCCTCCGGGGGGGCGCCGGGCACGCAGCGCTAG